A window of the Nibribacter ruber genome harbors these coding sequences:
- the lepA gene encoding translation elongation factor 4, with protein MKNIRNFCIIAHIDHGKSTLADRLLEFTSSVSVREMQNQLLDNMDLERERGITIKSHAIQMNYEYKGEPFVLNLIDTPGHVDFSYEVSRSIAACEGALLIVDASQGIEAQTISNLYLAIGNDLEIIPVLNKIDLPHAMPEEVSDQIIDLIGCEREDIIHASGKAGIGIDNILAAICDRIPAPKGDPEAPLQALIFDSVFNSYRGIEVYFRIMNGTLRKGDKVKFIATGKQYEADEIGALKLTQEPRQMMAAGDVGYLISGIKNAKEVKVGDTITHAANPDTIQIQGFEEVKPMVFAGIYPVETTEYEELRSSMEKLQLNDASLVWEPETSAALGFGFRCGFLGMLHMEIVQERLEREFDMTVITTVPSVQFKAFTTKDGEIKVNAPSEMPEPNYIDHIEEPFIKAQIISKAEFIGPIITLCMDKRGILLAQNFLTADRVELVFEMPLAEIVFDFFDKLKTISRGYASLDYELIGFRESHMVKLDIMLNGEKVDALSAIVHRDKAYDWGKRLCEKLRELLPRQMFEIAIQAAIGQKIIARETVKALRKNVLAKCYGGDISRKRKLLEKQKKGKKRMRQVGNVEIPQEAFLAVLKLD; from the coding sequence ATGAAGAACATCCGCAATTTTTGCATCATCGCGCACATTGACCACGGCAAGAGTACCCTGGCAGACCGTCTGTTGGAATTCACCTCGTCTGTGTCTGTGCGTGAAATGCAGAACCAATTGTTAGATAACATGGACCTGGAGCGCGAGCGCGGCATCACCATCAAGAGCCACGCCATCCAGATGAACTATGAATACAAAGGAGAGCCTTTTGTGCTCAACCTGATTGACACACCGGGCCACGTAGACTTTAGTTATGAAGTTTCCCGTTCCATTGCCGCCTGTGAAGGTGCTTTGCTCATTGTAGATGCCTCGCAGGGGATTGAAGCCCAGACCATTTCCAACCTCTACCTGGCCATTGGCAATGACCTGGAGATTATTCCGGTCTTGAACAAGATTGACCTGCCGCACGCCATGCCCGAAGAGGTGAGCGATCAGATCATTGACCTGATTGGCTGTGAGCGCGAAGACATTATTCATGCCTCGGGAAAAGCTGGTATTGGAATTGACAACATCTTGGCGGCCATTTGTGACCGCATTCCTGCGCCTAAAGGCGATCCAGAGGCACCTTTGCAAGCCTTGATCTTTGACTCGGTGTTCAACTCATACCGCGGGATTGAGGTGTACTTCAGGATCATGAACGGTACGCTGCGCAAAGGCGATAAGGTAAAATTCATTGCCACCGGCAAACAGTATGAAGCCGATGAGATTGGTGCGCTTAAGTTAACACAGGAGCCACGTCAGATGATGGCGGCCGGCGACGTGGGCTACCTTATCTCTGGGATTAAAAACGCTAAGGAGGTAAAAGTAGGGGACACCATCACGCACGCGGCCAACCCAGACACCATCCAGATACAAGGTTTTGAAGAAGTGAAGCCCATGGTATTTGCTGGTATTTATCCGGTAGAGACCACGGAATACGAAGAACTGCGTTCTTCCATGGAAAAACTGCAGTTGAACGATGCTTCTTTGGTGTGGGAACCTGAGACTTCGGCGGCGCTTGGCTTTGGCTTCCGTTGCGGGTTCTTGGGCATGCTTCATATGGAGATTGTGCAGGAGCGTCTGGAGCGCGAGTTTGACATGACCGTGATTACCACTGTGCCTTCTGTGCAGTTCAAAGCCTTCACCACCAAAGACGGTGAAATCAAGGTGAATGCTCCCTCTGAAATGCCGGAGCCCAACTACATTGATCACATTGAGGAGCCGTTTATCAAAGCGCAAATCATCTCTAAAGCTGAGTTCATAGGGCCCATTATCACGCTGTGTATGGACAAGCGCGGAATCTTACTGGCCCAGAACTTCCTGACCGCAGACCGCGTGGAACTGGTGTTTGAAATGCCGCTGGCAGAGATTGTATTTGACTTCTTTGACAAGCTGAAAACCATTAGCCGTGGCTACGCCTCTCTGGATTATGAATTAATCGGATTCCGGGAGTCGCATATGGTGAAGCTGGACATCATGCTCAACGGCGAGAAGGTAGATGCTTTGTCTGCCATTGTGCACCGTGACAAAGCCTATGACTGGGGCAAGCGCCTGTGTGAGAAATTACGGGAACTGTTGCCACGCCAGATGTTTGAAATTGCCATTCAGGCCGCCATCGGGCAGAAAATCATTGCCCGTGAGACGGTGAAAGCCTTGCGCAAGAACGTATTGGCCAAGTGCTACGGCGGTGACATTTCGCGTAAACGGAAGCTCCTTGAAAAGCAGAAGAAAGGAAAGAAGCGTATGCGCCAGGTGGGCAACGTAGAGATTCCGCAGGAAGCCTTCTTAGCCGTTTTGAAACTGGATTGA
- a CDS encoding TetR/AcrR family transcriptional regulator, with product MAEKDKTDKKEHLLDVAERVFGELGYDGASTRLLAQEAGVNMAMLNYYFGSKDGLLKAVVERRMASTKKTFEEIASQNTSCWSKIEQVVQLYVSRVATSKYFHKIIFREISVLRSGGSEVTDFVLENLYANTLQVQKIMEEGIQKGEFRPVDVGMTIASIFGTVNYLINSRRLSSKILEMDLLDDQVLQNEMKPRLLSYLQDSLKTHLLK from the coding sequence ATGGCGGAGAAAGACAAAACAGATAAGAAAGAGCATCTGCTAGACGTGGCAGAGCGCGTCTTTGGTGAACTGGGATATGACGGAGCCTCCACCAGGTTGTTGGCTCAGGAGGCAGGCGTGAACATGGCCATGCTTAACTATTATTTCGGGTCAAAGGACGGTTTGTTGAAAGCCGTGGTGGAGCGCCGAATGGCCAGCACCAAGAAGACCTTTGAAGAAATCGCCTCACAAAATACCTCTTGCTGGTCTAAAATAGAGCAGGTGGTGCAATTATACGTGAGCCGGGTAGCCACCAGCAAATACTTTCATAAAATCATCTTCCGGGAGATTTCCGTGCTTCGTTCTGGCGGGTCAGAGGTGACTGACTTTGTGTTGGAAAACCTGTATGCCAATACGCTGCAGGTGCAAAAAATCATGGAAGAAGGCATTCAGAAAGGAGAGTTCAGGCCGGTGGACGTGGGCATGACCATTGCCAGCATATTTGGCACCGTCAACTACCTCATCAACTCGCGCCGGCTGTCATCTAAAATCCTGGAAATGGACTTATTGGATGACCAGGTGCTGCAGAATGAAATGAAACCCCGTCTGCTCTCTTATTTACAAGATTCCCTTAAAACACACTTACTTAAATAA
- a CDS encoding carbonic anhydrase, which yields MTTYEEIFQNNQTWIAQKTTTNKDFFKDLAADQNPDYLYIGCSDSRVTAEEIMGLGPGEAFVHRNVANLVNNVDLNVMSVLNYAIKHLKVKHIIVCGHYNCGGVKAAMQPKDLGLLNPWLRNIRDVYRHHKAELDAIKDETKRYERLVELNVLEQCTNIIKTAALQLSYQENGYPEVHGWVFDLHTGKIIDLNIDFKKILAEIKDIYDLTNSK from the coding sequence ATGACTACTTACGAAGAGATTTTCCAGAACAACCAGACCTGGATTGCCCAAAAGACCACCACCAACAAAGACTTCTTCAAAGACCTGGCCGCCGACCAAAATCCAGACTACCTGTACATTGGTTGCTCTGACAGCCGCGTGACCGCCGAAGAAATCATGGGTCTTGGACCCGGCGAAGCGTTTGTGCACCGCAACGTGGCCAACCTGGTCAACAACGTGGACCTAAACGTAATGTCAGTGCTCAACTACGCCATCAAACACCTCAAGGTAAAGCACATCATTGTCTGCGGCCATTATAATTGCGGCGGCGTAAAAGCGGCCATGCAACCCAAGGACCTGGGCTTGTTGAACCCCTGGCTGCGCAACATCAGAGACGTGTACCGCCATCACAAAGCGGAACTGGACGCTATAAAGGATGAGACCAAACGCTATGAACGGCTGGTAGAGTTGAATGTGCTGGAACAGTGCACCAACATCATTAAAACCGCCGCACTTCAGTTAAGCTACCAGGAAAACGGCTACCCCGAAGTGCACGGCTGGGTTTTTGACCTCCACACCGGCAAAATCATTGACTTGAACATTGACTTCAAGAAAATCCTGGCAGAAATCAAAGACATCTATGATTTAACGAACAGCAAATAA
- a CDS encoding TolC family protein, whose translation MKPRINASPKRSVLGRGVISAAVVGAFSFVAAFTSPVQAQEPKHLTLQEAIELGVQNSKVLRLSQTKIDQALIKYSQVKDEALPKASASYTYNHAEIPTKVFQMSKEGQPFYLPKRADAFLGTLSVQEVIFAGNKLKYAKESAELMAQVARLDAEKDKEEIAYHVTSGYFNLYKLQQSQKVVAQNLQAVDRQIKQAQRFFEQGIVTKNDVLRFQLQRSNVELTGADLETNRKIVVYNLNILLGLPENNNLVVEEVASPAGQNISLASLVDSAMANREELQTLSLQNQAADNNIKSIKADALPALVASADGYHINPSGSFIPPAHGSLTIGTVGLTAAWNFDRLWTNKNKLSEANIQKTQLNLTRDLTTDQLKTEVNQNYQRYLLALDRIKILQTAIAQAEENDRSEASRYTNKVASATDRIDAQTRLYQALINLELARADAGLAYYTLLKSTGTILN comes from the coding sequence ATGAAACCGAGAATTAATGCTTCTCCCAAACGTTCCGTCTTGGGGCGTGGAGTCATTTCGGCCGCGGTGGTGGGCGCATTTTCCTTTGTGGCGGCTTTTACATCGCCGGTTCAGGCCCAGGAGCCAAAGCACCTTACTCTGCAAGAGGCGATAGAATTGGGCGTACAGAACAGCAAAGTCCTGCGGCTCTCCCAAACCAAGATAGACCAGGCCCTCATCAAATACAGCCAGGTAAAAGACGAAGCCCTGCCCAAAGCCAGCGCCAGTTACACGTACAACCACGCTGAGATTCCTACTAAAGTTTTCCAGATGTCCAAAGAGGGCCAGCCCTTTTACCTGCCCAAGCGCGCCGATGCCTTTTTAGGAACCTTGTCTGTGCAGGAAGTGATTTTTGCGGGCAACAAGCTGAAATACGCCAAAGAGTCTGCTGAACTCATGGCCCAGGTGGCAAGATTGGACGCTGAGAAAGACAAGGAAGAAATAGCCTATCACGTCACCAGCGGCTATTTTAACCTGTACAAGCTGCAGCAAAGCCAGAAAGTGGTTGCCCAAAACCTGCAGGCCGTGGACCGACAAATCAAACAAGCCCAGCGCTTTTTTGAACAAGGCATTGTCACCAAGAATGACGTGTTGCGATTCCAGTTGCAGCGCAGCAACGTGGAGCTCACCGGAGCCGACCTGGAGACCAACCGCAAAATTGTGGTCTATAACCTGAACATCCTTTTGGGTCTCCCGGAAAACAATAACCTGGTGGTGGAGGAAGTAGCGTCACCTGCGGGGCAGAACATTAGCCTGGCTTCTTTGGTAGACTCGGCCATGGCCAACCGAGAAGAACTGCAAACCCTTTCGCTGCAAAACCAGGCCGCTGACAACAACATAAAATCCATCAAGGCAGACGCCTTGCCAGCTCTGGTTGCGTCCGCAGATGGTTATCACATCAATCCCAGTGGTTCGTTTATTCCGCCGGCGCACGGCTCTCTGACCATTGGCACGGTTGGCCTTACGGCTGCCTGGAACTTTGACCGCCTCTGGACCAATAAGAATAAGCTGTCAGAAGCCAATATTCAGAAAACCCAGCTAAACCTTACCCGTGACCTCACCACTGATCAGCTGAAGACCGAGGTGAACCAGAACTACCAGCGCTACCTGCTGGCCCTGGACCGCATCAAGATTTTGCAGACCGCCATTGCGCAGGCAGAAGAGAACGACCGGAGTGAGGCGTCTAGGTACACCAATAAAGTAGCCAGCGCCACGG